In Oryza brachyantha chromosome 2, ObraRS2, whole genome shotgun sequence, a single window of DNA contains:
- the LOC102701695 gene encoding uncharacterized protein LOC102701695: MAKFNVVQKNRREWNQDCKRRAHGDPKTGKLKQRTAPTSVSGKRQRKLLRRLSREQKEAVMAKALENNMGDVDMVSAEGSSDAAKDKPAMKFNLKNNSRIQIKRLKGKGRKKAKNAKPPTKNKVDAMVE; encoded by the exons atggccaagTTCAATGTGGTGCAGAAGAACAGGCGCGAGTGGAACCAGGACTGCAAGCGCCGCGCCCATGGGGACCCCAAGACCGGCAAGCTCAAGCAGCGGACCGCGCCCACCTCCGTCTCCGGCAAGCGCCAGCGCAAGCTCCTGCGCCGCCTCAGCCGG GAGCAGAAGGAGGCTGTGATGGCTAAGGCGCTGGAGAACAACATGGGCGATGTCGATATGGTGTCCGCGGAAG GCTCTTCAGACGCTGCAAAGGACAAGCCCGCGATGAAgtttaatttgaaaaataactcAAGAATACAGATCAAAAGATTAAAAGGCAAAG GTAGGAAGAAAGCCAAGAACGCAAAGCCACCAACAAAGAACAAAGTTGACGCCATGGTGGAATGA
- the LOC102701976 gene encoding 4-hydroxy-3-methylbut-2-en-1-yl diphosphate synthase (ferredoxin), chloroplastic encodes MATGVAPAPLPHVRVRDGGIGFTRSVDFAKILSVPAPIRVGSSRGRVLVARSSSTGSDTMELEPSSEGSPLLVPRQKYCESIYETRRRKTRTVMVGNVPLGSDHPIRIQTMTTSDTKDVAKTVEEVMRIADKGADFVRITVQGRKEADACFEIKNTLVQKNYNIPLVADIHFAPTVALRVAECFDKIRVNPGNFADRRAQFEQLEYTEDDYQKELEHIEKVFSPLVEKCKQYGRAMRIGTNHGSLSDRIMSYYGDSPRGMVESALEFARICRKLDFHNFVFSMKASNPVIMVQAYRLLVAEMYNLGWDYPLHLGVTEAGEGEDGRMKSAIGIGTLLMDGLGDTIRVSLTEPPEEEIDPCRRLANLGTHAADLQIGVAPFEEKHRRYFDFQRRSGQLPLQKEGEEVDYRGVLHRDGSVLMSVSLDQLKAPELLYKSLAAKLVVGMPFKDLATVDSILLRELPPVEDAQARLALKRLVDISMGVLTPLSEQLTKPLPHAIALVNVDELSSGAHKLLPEGTRLAVTLRGDESYEQLDLLKGVDDITMLLHSVPYGEEKTGRVHASRRLFEYLETNGLNFPVIHHIEFPISINRDDLVIGAGANVGALLVDGLGDGVLLEAADQEFEFLRDTSFNLLQGCRMRNTKTEYVSCPSCGRTLFDLQEVSAQIREKTSHLPGVSIAIMGCIVNGPGEMADADFGYVGGAPGKIDLYVGKTVVQRGIAMEGATDALIQLIKDHGRWVDPPVEE; translated from the exons ATGGCCACCGGAGTGGCACCGGCGCCGCTCCCACATGTCAGGGTTCGTGATGGTGGCATCGGCTTCACGAGGAGCGTCGACTTTGCTAAGATCTTGTCGGTTCCTGCTCCTATAAGGGTGGGCTCATCAAGAGGCAGGGTGCTTGTGGCCAGGAGCTCAAGTACAGGTTCTGATACCATGGAGCTCGAGCCATCTTCAGAAGGAAGCCCACTTTTAG TTCCCAGGCAAAAATATTGTGAATCTATATATGAGACAAGGAGAAGGAAAACTCGCACTGTGATGGTTGGGAATGTGCCACTTGGCAGTGATCATCCCATTAGAATTCAGACTATGACCACCTCAGATACCAAGGATGTTGCTAAAACCGTAGAAGAG GTTATGAGGATAGCAGATAAAGGAGCTGATTTTGTTAGAATAACAGTCCAGGGTAGAAAGGAAGCTGACGCCTGCTTTGAGATTAAGAACACTCTTGTTCAGAAAAA TTACAACATCCCCCTAGTGGCTGATATTCATTTTGCCCCGACAGTTGCCTTAAGAGTGGCTGAATGCTTTGACAAAATTCGTGTCAACCCAGGGAATTTTG CTGATCGCCGTGCCCAATTTGAGCAGCTTGAATATACTGAAGATGATTATCAAAAAGAGCTCGAGCATATCGAGAAG GTCTTCTCCCCATTGGTTGAGAAATGCAAGCAGTATGGAAGAGCAATGCGTATAGGAACAAATCACGGAAGTCTTTCTGACCGCATAATGAGTTACTATGGTGATTCTCCACGTGGAATG GTTGAGTCTGCATTGGAATTTGCCAGGATCTGTCGGAAGCTGGATTTCCATAACTTTGTATTTTCAATGAAAGCAAGTAACCCTGTTATCATGGTCCAGGCATATCGCTTGCTTGTAGCAGAAATGTATAACCTAGGGTGGGACTACCCTTTGCACTTGGGAGTTACAGAAGCTGGAGAGGGTGAAGATGGGAGGATGAAGTCTGCCATTGGCATTGGAACACTTCTAATG GATGGCTTGGGTGATACAATCCGTGTCTCCCTCACGGAACCACCCGAGGAAGAGATTGATCCTTGCCGGAGGTTGGCAAATCTTGGCACACATGCCGCAGACCTTCAGATAGGAGTG GCTCCTTTTGAAGAAAAACACAGGCGCTATTTTGATTTCCAGCGTAGAAGTGGTCAGCTGCCTTTACAAAAGGAG GGTGAGGAAGTAGACTACAGAGGTGTCCTGCACCGTGATGGTTCTGTTCTGATGTCAGTTTCCTTGGATCAGTTGAAG GCTCCTGAGCTCCTTTATAAGTCTCTTGCTGCAAAGCTTGTGGTTGGCATGCCTTTCAAG GATCTGGCAACTGTAGATTCTATTCTTTTGAGGGAGCTACCGCCTGTAGAAGATGCTCAAGCT AGACTTGCACTCAAAAGATTAGTTGACATCAGCATGGGTGTGTTGACGCCCTTATCAGAGCAACTGACAAAGCCACTTCCACATGCAATTGCTCTTGTCAATGTGGATGAACTGTCGAGCGGTGCACACAAACTTTTGCCAGAAG GCACTAGATTGGCTGTCACCCTTCGTGGAGATGAATCATATGAGCAGCTAGATCTTCTTAAGGGTGTTGATGATATAACAATGTTACTGCACAGTGTTCCTTATGGTGAGGAAAAGACTGGCAGAGTGCATGCCTCTAGGAG GTTATTTGAGTACTTAGAAACCAACGGTTTGAACTTCCCTGTAATTCATCACATAGAATTCCCTATAAGCATCAATAG AGATGATCTTGTCATTGGTGCTGGGGCAAATGTTGGTGCTCTTCTAGTTGATGGTCTTGGTGATGGTGTACTTCTTGAAGCTGCTGACCAGGAATTTGAGTTCTTGAGGGACACATCCTTCAACTTGTTACAGGGTTGTAGGATGCGCAACACAAAAACA GAATACGTTTCTTGTCCTTCTTGTGGGAGAACACTATTTGACCTCCAAGAAGTCAGTGCTCAGATCAGAGAGAAGACCTCCCACCTGCCAGGCGTCTCT ATTGCCATCATGGGTTGCATTGTCAATGGGCCAGGGGAGATGGCCGATGCTGATTTCGGATACGTTGGAGGTGCTCCTGGAAAGATCGACCTTTATGTTGGCAAG ACCGTCGTGCAACGGGGCATTGCGATGGAGGGGGCCACTGACGCCTTGATTCAGTTAATCAAAGACCATGGCCGTTGGGTGGATCCTCCTGTTGAGGAGTAG